The following nucleotide sequence is from Acidobacteriota bacterium.
AGCGCCGCCACCCAGAGCGGCACCAGCGCCACAATCACCGCCGTCACGCCCGAAGGCACGCGCGTTTCGGCCCAGAACTGAATGCCGTAGCCAATGGGGAACATGAACACGGTTACCACCGCCACCGCGCGCCATTCGCGCAGCCGCGGATGCGGCCAGCCGCGTGCCCAGCCCCAGGCATAGAGAATCGCGCCTGCGGCCAGAAACCGCAGCGCCGCCAGCACCTCCGGCGGCAGCGAGCGGTCGCCGATCTTGATGGCCAGAAACGTTCCGCCCCAAAAAATGTAAATAATGGCGAAACTGGCCAGGATGCTGGCACTGGGAAGGCGGCGGGACATGCGTCAGAACTGTAAACTGTGAACGGTAAACTGTAAACTGAAATCCGAAGTCACCAAGGAGATGAAATGAAGCGTGCGTGGTGCGCAGCAGCCTGCATATCAATAATGACCGCGTTGTCCGCGTTCGCGGGAGCGCAGGGATCGGCGCATCCGGCCAATTACCGGCTGGTCAAGACGTTGTCCCTGCCCAACACTGGCGGCTGGTGGGACTACCTTGGCCGCAACCAGGAAGACCGCCAAATCTACATCTCGGCCGGCAATCAGATCATCGTCATCAATGCCGACACCTACGATCTCGAAGGCACCATCGGTCCGCTCAACGGCACCCACGGCGTGGCCATCAGCCACGGTGACGAAAACGGCTTCACCTCCAACGGCGGCAGCAACGATTCCACCGAATTCAACGCCCAAACCTTCAAAATCCTCAAGACCATTCCCCTGCCCATTCAGCACCCCGACGGCCTCATCCACGATCCCGCCACCAACCGCATCTTCTACTTCAATCATGACGGTCAGGCAGCGGCCGTGGATGCCAGCTCCGGCAAGGTCGTCGGCACCGTAGCCCTGCCCAGCAAGGATGCCGAATTTGCCGCCGCCGACGGCCACGGCCATGTCTTCGACAACCTGGAGGATTCCAGCCAGGTCGTCGAAATCAACTCCAAAACGCTGAAGCTGATGAACGCCTGGCCGCTCGCGCCTTGCGAGCATCCCTCCGGCATGGCCATGGACACCTATCACCAACGCCTGTTCATCGGCTGCCACAACCAGATGCTGGCGGTAGTCAATGCCGAAACCGGCAAGGTCGTCACCACGCTACCCATCGGGCCGGGCGTCGACGCCGTGCGCTTCGATGAGAAGTTCAGCCGCGTCTTCGCCTCCAGCGGCGGCGATGGCGGCACCATCACGGTGATCCACGAAGACAACCCCAACCAATATTCCCTCCTGGGCACCATTCCTACCCAGCAAGGGGCTCGCACCATGGAAATCGATCCGGAGACCCACAAGCTCTTCACCGTCTCCGCCCAGTTCCAACCGCCGGCTCCCGGCCAGCGCCGCGGCACTATGATCACGGGCTCATTTCACCTTCTCGTTTATTGGAATCACTAACAGAAACTTTGTACCATAAAGCTCTGTTGTGTCATTCGAACATAAAAGGAGAAGTGTGCATGAAACAATTACGTTGGTTGGGAATTGCCGTGGGCATGCTGGCGCTCACGCTGGTCGTGAGCGCGCAAGGCGCTCAAGGATCGAGCCAGCCCGAAGGCTATCACGTCGTCAAGACCGTCAAGCTGAACAATAACCGTGGCTGGGATTACATGGATATCGACAATGCGCGCCACCGGCTGTACGTCTCGACCGGCGACAAAGAGATTGTCCTGAACGCAGATACCGACGCGGTCGTCGGGGAAGTAACCGGACTGAAGGGCACGCACGGCGTCGGCATCAGCGACCGCGACAATCATGGTTTTACCAGCAACGGTGCCGGCAACGACACCACCGAGTTCAACCTGACCACCCTGAAGGTGATCAAAACCATTCCGCTGCCGATCGTACGGCCCGATGGGGTCATCTACGATCCGGCCAGTGACCGCATTTTCTATTTCAACCACGACAGCCATGCCGCGGCGGTGGATGCAAAAACGGGCACGGTCGCAGGTTCGATTCTGCTGCCGTCGCGGGCGGCGGAATTTGCCGCCGCTGACGGCCGCGGGCACGTCTACGACAACCTCGAGTCGTCCAGCCAGGAGGTTGAGATCAACTCGCGCACACTGAAGGTCATGCACGTCTGGCCGCTGGCGCCCTGCAAGGGACCCTCCGGCCTGTCCATGGACCGCACGAGCCGCCGCCTGTTTGTCGGCTGCGACAATAACATGCTCGCGGTCATGAACGCCGATACCGGCAAAGTGGTCGCCACGCTGCCTATCGGCGGTGGCGTTGATGCCACGCGCTTCGATCCCAAAACCAAGCTCGTTTTCAGCTCCAACGGCGAAGATGGCACCATGACGGTGATCCACGAAGACAGTCCGGATCATTACACCGTCCTCGGCAATGTGCCGACCGCCCG
It contains:
- a CDS encoding YncE family protein; translation: MTALSAFAGAQGSAHPANYRLVKTLSLPNTGGWWDYLGRNQEDRQIYISAGNQIIVINADTYDLEGTIGPLNGTHGVAISHGDENGFTSNGGSNDSTEFNAQTFKILKTIPLPIQHPDGLIHDPATNRIFYFNHDGQAAAVDASSGKVVGTVALPSKDAEFAAADGHGHVFDNLEDSSQVVEINSKTLKLMNAWPLAPCEHPSGMAMDTYHQRLFIGCHNQMLAVVNAETGKVVTTLPIGPGVDAVRFDEKFSRVFASSGGDGGTITVIHEDNPNQYSLLGTIPTQQGARTMEIDPETHKLFTVSAQFQPPAPGQRRGTMITGSFHLLVYWNH
- a CDS encoding YncE family protein; this translates as MKQLRWLGIAVGMLALTLVVSAQGAQGSSQPEGYHVVKTVKLNNNRGWDYMDIDNARHRLYVSTGDKEIVLNADTDAVVGEVTGLKGTHGVGISDRDNHGFTSNGAGNDTTEFNLTTLKVIKTIPLPIVRPDGVIYDPASDRIFYFNHDSHAAAVDAKTGTVAGSILLPSRAAEFAAADGRGHVYDNLESSSQEVEINSRTLKVMHVWPLAPCKGPSGLSMDRTSRRLFVGCDNNMLAVMNADTGKVVATLPIGGGVDATRFDPKTKLVFSSNGEDGTMTVIHEDSPDHYTVLGNVPTARSARTMEVDSQTGKLYTVAAKFEPRKPGAPRYRRHMVPGSFALIVVANH